The DNA sequence GGTCTACGCGTCCGAGCTCGAGGCGTTCGCCGCCGACGGTCAGCTGTTCCCGAAGTTCGACATCACCTTCCTCGGTGTCGGGCCTGACGGTCACATCGCGTCGCTCTTCCCGGACCGGCCCGGAATCCGGGAGACGGAGGCGACGGTCATCGCTGAGCGCAACTCGCCCAAGCCTCCCCCGCAGCGCCTGAGCCTCACCCGTCCGGTGATCAATGCGTCGGACCGCATCTGGCTCGTCCTCTCGGGCACGGATAAGGCGAGTGCTCTCGGGCTGGCCCTCGCTGGGGCCAGCTACACCGAGGTCCCGGTGGCTGGAGCCAAGGGCCGCAAGCGCACCGTGTTCTTCGTCGACAAGGACGCCGCGGTCGACGTGCCCGAGAATCTCATCGCGCCGAGCTACTGAGCAGTCCGTCCGGGCTCGCAGAGGTATTCAGGCCGCTGCCCGCAGGCGGTCGCGCAGGACCTGCAGCCGCGCGGCGGGCGCGCCCGT is a window from the Leifsonia sp. AG29 genome containing:
- the pgl gene encoding 6-phosphogluconolactonase: MTNERRVLVHPDREALAASVAARFLTKTIDILDDQGHADIALTGGGMGDAVLQAVNASPARDTIDWTRVHFWWGDERFVERASEDRNERQAHAALLDHIAVPPENLHPFPASDEIADIDEAARVYASELEAFAADGQLFPKFDITFLGVGPDGHIASLFPDRPGIRETEATVIAERNSPKPPPQRLSLTRPVINASDRIWLVLSGTDKASALGLALAGASYTEVPVAGAKGRKRTVFFVDKDAAVDVPENLIAPSY